Below is a genomic region from Tepidiforma bonchosmolovskayae.
GAGGCGCAGGCCGTGGAGGGCCCAGCCTACTACTAGTGCTGGTGGCTGCGGGCCGGGCTGCCGGCGGTGCGGCCCGGTGCCCGGGGACAGGTGAACGCCGGCGCCCGGACGGGAACACAGGAGGCCGCCCGTTGCGGGCGGCCTCCTGAGCTTCGGCCGGAATGGCTGGCTAGGCCGGGCGGCCCTGCCAGGTCGGGTCCTTCTGGTCGAACCAGGATTCGGTGACGGCCTGGTGGCTGGTGACGAAGGGGACGATTTCGCCGGTCTTGAAGTAGTTCCAGCGCATGATGCGGGAGACGCCGACGAGGGTGTAGGGGATGCCCGCGCCGTAGTTCTTGATGAGCTCGCGGACGATCTCCTTGTTCATCTCCTGCCGCTTGGCGATGTCGAACTCGAGCATGAGGGCGTCGGTGAGCTGGTCGACCTTGTCGATTTTGACGCCGAACTGCTTGAACTGCGGCTGCTTGGAGTTGTACTGGAGGTAGTTGAGGAGGGAGGGCTCGGGGTCGGTGATCTCGGTGATCCAGCCGAACCAGATGTTGTTCTTCCCGTTGCCGTACTCCTGCTTGACGATTTTGGTCGTGATGGTGGAGTAGGGCTCGATCTTGGCGGTGAACTTATTGCCGAGCACCTTCTGGAGCTGGTTGGTGATGAGGGCGGCGCCGCCGGAGTAGAGGCCCTCCCAGATGTCGGGGATGTCGACGATGATTTCGCCGAGTGCCGGGCCGCCGCCGGCTTCCCACATCTTCTTGGCCTCGGCCTCTTCCTTGGCGCGGTCCTCCAGGTAGCCGGGGAAGGTGATGAGCTCCTTCTCCGGGATGGTGAACGCGGCCTGGGTGGGCGGGACGTTGCCGGAGAGGACGGCGTTGCCCTGGAGGAGCGACTGGATGAGGGCGCGGCGGTCGAAGGCGCGGAAGATGGCGCCGATGAGGTTGGGGTTGTTCCACGGAGCCGCGCCGCCGTAGTAGGTGCCGGCCTGGGGGTTCGCCGAGAACTGCTTGAACTCGGTGATCTTGCCCTGGTACCGCTTCAGGAGGTCGTCGGCGACGGCGTTCTGGGTCGGGGTGAAGGAGTCGAGCTGCTTCTGTTCGAAGGCGGCGAGCTGGGCCGACTGGTCGGTGAAGAGGTTGAGGTACTTCACGCCGTCCCAGTTGACCTGCTTGTAGAACTTCTCGTTGCGGACGAGTTCGAGCTCGCCTTCAGCCTTGAAGGACTTCAGGACCATGCCGCCGGTGCCGATGACGAGCTCGGGCTTCAGGTTGGCGTAGTCTTTTTCGAAGGCGTCGATCGCCTCGGGGGCCTGGACCTTGGCGTAGGCGCCGGCGAGGGTGTTCAGGAAGAACGGGCTGGGCTGCTTGAGGGTGACTTTGACGGTCTTCTCGTCGACAACTTCGACCTTGTCGACATTCTGGAAGGCGGACTTGCGGTAGAAGTTCGGGTCGTCGGTGCCGTCGCGGAGTTTGCCGGCGACGTTGCGCTGGATGAATTTGGCGATGTCGTCTGCCTTTGCAAGGCGGCCGTTGACGGGCGGCTTGTCGTGCCAGTAGACGTTGGGGCGGAGGGTGAAGACGATGGTCTGCTTGTCCGGCTGCTCCCACTTCTCGGCGAGCGCGCCGCCGATGACGCCCTTTGTGTAGCTGTCCCACTGGACAACGCCGAGGTTCGTCCAGCCGAAGAGGGTGGAGACCGGCGTGAAGCGGGAGCGGTCGATATCGAAGGTGTCCCAGGTGTTGCCGGCGGAGGTGAAGCGGACAACGCCGCCCTTCTGCTTTGCGGCTTCGGTGGGCGATGCAGCAGCGGTCGGCGAGCCTGCCGGCGGCTTCGTGGCGGTCGCCTGGCCGCCGCCGGTGTCATCGTCGTCGTCGCCGCAGCCGACGAGGCCGAGGGCGGCGACGCCGACGCCGGTGACGCCCGCGGTGCCGAGGAGCCGGCGGCGGGTGATGCCCTTGCGGGCGAGCTTACGGGTCCAGTAGTTGTCGGAATCAGGCACGGTGAGCATTCCCCCTCGTTCGTTCGGCAGGGTCTATAGCTGCCATAGATCCTGCCGCCGCGGAGTATACGCATCATCGGCCGTTTGTCGATGCATCCGCTTCGGGGGTGCCTAACTATTCCGTTTCGATTGGCGGGAGCCAGCGGGCGAGGAAGGCGTTGGCGGCGCGCTGGATGTCGCGCACCTGCGCCTGCGGGGAGCCGGGCGGGTAGGGAGCGAGGTCGTCGTCGGCGGCCGAGCGGAAGAGGACGCCGGCGGCCTGGAGGCCGGCGAAGATGGCGGCCGCAGCGGCGCGGAGGAGGCGGTCTGCCTCCGGCCAGGCGGGCGCGGCGGCGATGCGGGCGAGGGGGTCGGCGAGGCCGCCCCCGCGGATGGCGGGGGAGTGGCCGCGGGCGAGGCCCCAGTGGAGGTGCGGGCCGGTGCTCAGCCCGGTGGAGCCGCAGAGGCCGAGGCCGTCGCCGGGGCGGACCGGCTGGCCGGGCAGGACATCGACGCGGGCGAGGTGGGCGTAGAGGGTTCGCCAGCCGCCCGGGTGGGCGAGTTCGACGGCCCGGCCGAAGACCGGGTCATCGGCGCGGACGTCGATGACGACGCCGGGTGCGGGCGCGCGGACGGGCGTGCCCTGCGGCGCGCCGATATCGACGCCGGTGTGGCCGCCGGCGTGCTGGGGGATGGAGGCGGACCCGAATGCCGCGGTAATGGTGCCGGAGATTGGAAGTCCGATATAGTGGCTGCCGTCGAGGAGGGCTGGTCCGAATTCGATGCTGTCCATGCCGGCAGCGTGGACCGGGCGGCAGCCGAGCTCCGAGGGGCGCGCGTCACCCGGGTTGTGGATATCGGGGATTCCCTGATGGGCCGTGGCCCGGCTGC
It encodes:
- a CDS encoding ABC transporter substrate-binding protein; the encoded protein is MPDSDNYWTRKLARKGITRRRLLGTAGVTGVGVAALGLVGCGDDDDDTGGGQATATKPPAGSPTAAASPTEAAKQKGGVVRFTSAGNTWDTFDIDRSRFTPVSTLFGWTNLGVVQWDSYTKGVIGGALAEKWEQPDKQTIVFTLRPNVYWHDKPPVNGRLAKADDIAKFIQRNVAGKLRDGTDDPNFYRKSAFQNVDKVEVVDEKTVKVTLKQPSPFFLNTLAGAYAKVQAPEAIDAFEKDYANLKPELVIGTGGMVLKSFKAEGELELVRNEKFYKQVNWDGVKYLNLFTDQSAQLAAFEQKQLDSFTPTQNAVADDLLKRYQGKITEFKQFSANPQAGTYYGGAAPWNNPNLIGAIFRAFDRRALIQSLLQGNAVLSGNVPPTQAAFTIPEKELITFPGYLEDRAKEEAEAKKMWEAGGGPALGEIIVDIPDIWEGLYSGGAALITNQLQKVLGNKFTAKIEPYSTITTKIVKQEYGNGKNNIWFGWITEITDPEPSLLNYLQYNSKQPQFKQFGVKIDKVDQLTDALMLEFDIAKRQEMNKEIVRELIKNYGAGIPYTLVGVSRIMRWNYFKTGEIVPFVTSHQAVTESWFDQKDPTWQGRPA
- a CDS encoding M23 family metallopeptidase codes for the protein MDSIEFGPALLDGSHYIGLPISGTITAAFGSASIPQHAGGHTGVDIGAPQGTPVRAPAPGVVIDVRADDPVFGRAVELAHPGGWRTLYAHLARVDVLPGQPVRPGDGLGLCGSTGLSTGPHLHWGLARGHSPAIRGGGLADPLARIAAAPAWPEADRLLRAAAAAIFAGLQAAGVLFRSAADDDLAPYPPGSPQAQVRDIQRAANAFLARWLPPIETE